From Deinococcus malanensis, the proteins below share one genomic window:
- a CDS encoding ABC transporter ATP-binding protein codes for MTATPLSPSIARDRSAMAATGQTLLDVQNLEKYFPIRGGLMSRVVGNVKAVNDISFKVGRGEVVGLVGESGSGKTTAGRAILRLVEPTGGQVIFNGTDITKLSKGQMRDYRREMQIIFQDPFASLNPRMTVSDIIGEAMQIHNLHPGRERIDRIAELLQRVGLRPEHMGRYPHEFSGGQRQRIGIARALAVDPSFIVADEPVSALDVSIQAQVVNLIQDLQEELGLTVLFIAHDLHVVEYICDRMIVMYLGRIMEIAPSRELNRNPKHPYTEALLSAAPVPDPTIKRQRIILEGDIPSPINPPSGCVFRTRCRYAIADCANIVPELREVAPNHFKACIRDDIL; via the coding sequence ATGACTGCTACGCCCCTGAGCCCCAGCATCGCCCGAGACCGCAGCGCGATGGCCGCCACCGGACAGACACTGCTGGATGTCCAGAACCTGGAGAAGTACTTCCCGATTCGCGGCGGCCTGATGTCGCGTGTCGTTGGCAACGTCAAGGCCGTCAACGACATCAGCTTCAAGGTCGGGCGCGGTGAAGTGGTCGGTCTGGTTGGCGAGTCCGGATCGGGCAAGACCACCGCCGGCCGCGCCATCCTGCGTCTGGTCGAGCCGACTGGTGGTCAGGTGATCTTCAACGGTACCGACATCACCAAGCTCTCCAAGGGGCAGATGCGCGACTACCGCCGGGAAATGCAGATCATCTTCCAGGACCCGTTTGCCAGCCTCAACCCCCGCATGACCGTCAGCGACATCATCGGTGAGGCCATGCAGATCCACAACCTGCACCCGGGCCGCGAGCGGATCGATCGCATCGCCGAGCTCCTGCAGCGCGTAGGCCTGCGCCCCGAGCACATGGGCCGCTACCCGCACGAGTTCTCGGGCGGTCAGCGTCAGCGTATCGGGATCGCGCGCGCACTGGCGGTGGACCCGAGCTTTATCGTCGCCGACGAGCCGGTCTCGGCGCTGGACGTGTCGATTCAGGCGCAGGTCGTCAACCTGATCCAGGATCTGCAGGAAGAACTGGGCCTGACCGTGCTGTTCATCGCACACGATCTGCACGTCGTCGAGTACATCTGCGACCGCATGATCGTGATGTACCTGGGCCGCATCATGGAGATTGCACCTAGCCGCGAGCTCAACCGCAATCCGAAGCACCCCTACACCGAGGCCTTGCTGTCGGCTGCGCCGGTGCCCGATCCCACGATCAAGCGCCAGCGCATCATCCTGGAAGGGGACATCCCCAGCCCGATCAACCCGCCTTCAGGCTGCGTGTTCCGCACGCGGTGCCGCTACGCTATCGCGGACTGCGCCAACATCGTGCCGGAACTGCGTGAAGTCGCGCCCAACCATTTCAAGGCGTGCATCCGCGACGACATTCTCTGA
- a CDS encoding ABC transporter ATP-binding protein produces MTHQGEVLLAVNGLKTYFYTDDGVVKSVDGVTFHINKGETLAVVGESGSGKSVTSLSIMRLIPMPPGKIVEGEILFTAKNGAQKNLVNISEAEMRQIRGNDISMIFQEPMTSLNPVYTIGDQIAEAVMLHQGRNKRDALGVATDMLRLVGIPAPEKRVSEYPHQMSGGMRQRVMIAMALSCNPALLIADEPTTALDVTIQAQILDLMRKLQREIGMSILFITHNLGVVAEMADRVVVMYGGRVVEEGDVVEIFKAPRHPYTMGLLNSIPRPSDHEYQPGAPKGRLEAIPGNVPNPLNLPPGCSFEPRCKFAIPECSSAVPPLEDTGGGHTARCIRWREFEKVQTEVTA; encoded by the coding sequence ATGACCCATCAGGGTGAAGTATTGCTGGCGGTGAACGGCCTGAAGACGTATTTCTATACCGACGACGGTGTAGTCAAGAGCGTCGACGGCGTCACTTTCCATATCAACAAGGGTGAGACTCTGGCCGTGGTAGGCGAGTCAGGGTCCGGGAAAAGCGTGACCAGCCTGTCGATCATGCGCCTGATTCCCATGCCGCCCGGCAAGATTGTCGAAGGCGAGATCCTCTTCACGGCCAAGAACGGCGCGCAGAAGAATCTGGTGAACATCAGCGAAGCGGAAATGCGCCAGATCCGTGGCAACGACATCAGCATGATTTTCCAGGAGCCGATGACCAGCCTCAACCCGGTCTACACCATCGGTGACCAGATTGCTGAAGCAGTCATGCTGCACCAGGGAAGGAACAAGAGAGACGCGCTGGGGGTAGCCACCGACATGCTGCGCCTCGTCGGGATTCCTGCGCCTGAGAAGCGGGTCAGCGAGTACCCCCACCAGATGTCCGGGGGGATGCGCCAGCGTGTGATGATCGCCATGGCTCTGAGCTGCAACCCGGCCCTGCTGATTGCCGACGAGCCGACCACGGCGCTGGACGTGACCATTCAGGCACAAATTCTGGACCTGATGCGCAAGCTGCAGCGCGAGATCGGCATGAGCATTCTGTTCATCACCCATAACTTGGGCGTGGTGGCGGAAATGGCCGACCGTGTGGTCGTGATGTACGGCGGCCGTGTGGTGGAAGAAGGCGATGTGGTGGAGATCTTCAAGGCACCCCGTCACCCGTACACCATGGGCCTGCTCAACAGCATTCCCCGTCCCAGTGATCACGAGTACCAGCCGGGCGCCCCGAAAGGCCGCCTGGAGGCCATTCCGGGCAATGTTCCCAACCCCCTGAACCTCCCACCCGGCTGCTCTTTCGAGCCCCGGTGCAAGTTCGCTATTCCCGAGTGCAGTTCGGCGGTGCCTCCCCTGGAGGACACCGGCGGTGGGCACACCGCCCGCTGCATCCGCTGGCGTGAATTCGAGAAGGTTCAGACGGAGGTCACCGCATGA
- a CDS encoding VOC family protein — protein sequence MDMTIHQTFLPHSDPDASLAFYRDTLGFEVRNEVEYGGMHWITVGPTGQPHTSIVLHPPAATPGITEDERRIITEMMAKGTYATIVFATADLDGTFERLQGRDTEIVQEPSEQPYGVRDCAVRDPTGNLIRIQQKR from the coding sequence ATGGACATGACCATTCACCAGACCTTTCTTCCGCACAGTGATCCGGACGCCTCTCTGGCCTTCTACCGGGACACCCTCGGCTTCGAGGTCCGTAATGAGGTCGAGTACGGCGGGATGCACTGGATCACGGTCGGTCCGACTGGGCAGCCTCACACCTCAATCGTCCTGCATCCACCCGCCGCCACGCCCGGCATCACCGAGGATGAACGCCGGATTATCACCGAGATGATGGCCAAGGGCACCTACGCCACCATCGTATTTGCCACTGCCGATCTTGACGGCACCTTCGAGCGTTTGCAGGGCCGCGACACCGAGATCGTGCAGGAGCCTAGTGAGCAGCCGTACGGCGTTCGTGACTGCGCCGTTCGAGATCCGACCGGCAACCTGATCCGCATCCAGCAAAAGCGTTGA
- a CDS encoding methylenetetrahydrofolate reductase, whose amino-acid sequence MTRVSVELVPRSRSALRAELQAVAEHLPGIDTVNVPDLTRFSTRSWHGCAFARPRYRAIPHIRAVDLNPREPLQMAAHLDEHGLDEVLIISGDAPADMSARVYDVDAITAIRRFTQELPHVRVYAGLDPYRQSLAREQGYLERKLEAGAVGFFTQPFFDLRLMEAYADLIPLAAEVWWGATSVTEEGSLNYWRTRNHAVFPRRFQPTLEWNRHLASQVLAFARERDQHAYFMPVRADTLAYLGGLL is encoded by the coding sequence GTGACCCGCGTGTCGGTTGAGCTGGTACCCCGGTCGCGCTCCGCGCTCCGGGCAGAGTTGCAGGCGGTCGCGGAGCACCTCCCTGGGATAGATACGGTGAATGTTCCCGACCTGACGCGCTTTTCTACCCGTTCGTGGCACGGCTGTGCGTTTGCCCGTCCACGGTACCGGGCCATTCCGCACATCCGGGCGGTGGATCTCAATCCTCGTGAGCCGCTGCAGATGGCGGCACACCTTGACGAACATGGCCTGGACGAGGTGCTGATTATTTCCGGGGACGCTCCGGCCGACATGAGCGCCCGTGTCTACGACGTGGATGCCATCACGGCCATCCGCCGCTTTACACAGGAACTGCCGCACGTTCGGGTCTACGCCGGCCTCGACCCCTACCGCCAGTCCTTGGCCCGCGAACAGGGCTACCTGGAGCGCAAACTGGAAGCTGGGGCCGTAGGCTTTTTCACGCAGCCGTTTTTCGACCTGCGCCTGATGGAGGCCTACGCTGACCTGATCCCGCTGGCAGCCGAGGTCTGGTGGGGTGCCACGTCGGTTACCGAGGAAGGGTCCCTGAATTACTGGCGCACCCGCAATCACGCGGTGTTCCCGCGGCGCTTCCAGCCGACTCTGGAGTGGAACCGCCACCTTGCCTCCCAGGTGCTGGCCTTTGCCCGGGAGCGCGATCAGCATGCGTACTTCATGCCGGTGCGCGCGGACACGCTGGCCTATCTGGGGGGCCTGCTGTAG
- a CDS encoding iron chaperone, which produces MTEKTLGKPAKSVRREAITDNTSQVFTNEERVAIKERVSERKAQRTRRSRAADADGEADVLAKIAEMQENDRIIGERLHTVIKAGAPDLSAKLWYGMPAYAKDGKIVCFFQCAQKFKTRYATLGFSDQAKLDDGVCWPTAFALTEWSAEVESTVSALVKNAVS; this is translated from the coding sequence ATGACAGAGAAAACACTTGGGAAGCCAGCGAAGTCCGTCAGGCGCGAGGCCATTACCGACAACACGTCACAGGTGTTTACGAATGAAGAACGGGTGGCCATAAAGGAGCGCGTCAGCGAACGGAAAGCGCAGAGGACGCGCCGCTCGCGTGCGGCGGACGCGGATGGGGAGGCCGATGTGCTTGCAAAGATCGCTGAGATGCAGGAAAATGACCGCATCATTGGTGAGCGCCTGCATACCGTCATCAAAGCCGGCGCGCCAGACCTCTCGGCGAAACTCTGGTACGGGATGCCCGCCTACGCGAAAGACGGCAAGATCGTCTGCTTCTTTCAATGTGCACAGAAATTCAAGACGAGGTATGCGACGTTGGGCTTCAGCGATCAGGCGAAGCTTGATGACGGCGTTTGCTGGCCGACAGCCTTCGCGCTGACAGAGTGGAGTGCCGAGGTGGAGTCAACAGTCAGCGCGCTCGTGAAGAATGCTGTGAGCTGA
- a CDS encoding ABC transporter permease, with amino-acid sequence MTTTAVPPQASKARGQSQFSVAWAQFRKNRLAQVGGGLLVLLYLMALFAPFLAPAGLSSYSTSNITRFHPPTPLQFRDPETGGLTRPFVYQYTQQLNMDTFINEYQPTKTRCPIYFGVRGESYRLFGLIPGNIHLFGTSAETPNCNVYLFGGEALGRDLFTRTMYASQISLTIGVGAVLVSTIIGLFMGVAAAYFGRFVDTIIMRMVEVLAAIPDLFLLILLRSVFPRDINPIFALYMVLGLLAFINWGGLARVVRGQMLSVREQDFVSAAQALGASNGRIMMRHMLPTMTTYVIVLLSLGIPATILLESGLSFIGIGAVEPYVSWGALLSQAQEGGFASITQRPWVLIPGFFIVFTVMCFQLLGDGLRDAFDPRKRQ; translated from the coding sequence ATGACCACTACTGCCGTACCACCACAGGCCAGCAAAGCCCGAGGCCAGTCCCAGTTCTCGGTGGCCTGGGCCCAGTTCCGCAAAAACCGTCTGGCTCAGGTCGGCGGGGGCCTGCTCGTCCTGCTTTACCTGATGGCGCTGTTTGCTCCCTTCCTTGCGCCTGCAGGACTGTCGAGCTACTCGACCTCGAACATCACCCGATTCCATCCGCCCACGCCCCTTCAATTCCGTGACCCCGAAACAGGTGGGCTGACCCGGCCCTTCGTGTACCAGTACACGCAGCAGCTCAACATGGACACCTTTATCAACGAGTATCAGCCAACCAAGACGCGCTGCCCGATTTACTTTGGCGTACGGGGCGAATCCTACCGCCTGTTCGGGTTAATTCCGGGCAATATCCACCTGTTCGGTACAAGTGCGGAAACTCCAAACTGCAATGTGTATCTCTTTGGCGGGGAGGCGCTGGGCCGCGACCTGTTCACACGGACGATGTACGCCTCGCAGATCTCCCTGACCATCGGTGTAGGGGCGGTGCTGGTCTCCACGATTATCGGCCTGTTCATGGGTGTGGCAGCCGCCTACTTCGGCCGTTTCGTGGATACCATCATCATGCGTATGGTCGAGGTGCTGGCCGCGATTCCGGACCTGTTCCTGCTGATTCTGCTGCGGTCGGTGTTCCCCCGGGACATCAACCCGATCTTCGCGCTGTACATGGTGCTGGGTCTTCTGGCCTTCATCAACTGGGGTGGCCTGGCCCGTGTCGTGCGCGGACAGATGCTCAGCGTGCGCGAGCAGGATTTCGTATCGGCTGCGCAGGCTCTGGGCGCCAGCAACGGCCGCATCATGATGCGGCACATGTTGCCCACCATGACAACCTACGTGATCGTGCTGCTGAGTCTGGGCATTCCCGCCACCATCCTGCTCGAATCGGGCCTGAGCTTCATCGGGATCGGTGCGGTCGAGCCCTACGTATCGTGGGGAGCGCTGCTCAGCCAGGCGCAGGAAGGCGGCTTCGCCAGCATCACGCAGCGCCCGTGGGTGCTGATCCCGGGCTTCTTCATCGTGTTTACGGTGATGTGTTTCCAGCTGTTGGGTGACGGTCTGCGCGACGCCTTCGACCCGCGCAAGCGTCAATAA
- a CDS encoding transposase, translating into MCREEGTSEQKQRLAPLLAPKTGPGRPYLDHRPIIRGMWGMRTGAPWRDVPARFAKWLIGDKGCNSTSARNNLPVRCVRVTFSA; encoded by the coding sequence CTGTGTCGAGAAGAGGGGACCAGTGAACAAAAGCAGCGACTTGCTCCTCTGTTGGCCCCAAAAACTGGACCAGGAAGGCCATACCTCGACCATCGTCCGATCATCAGGGGCATGTGGGGTATGCGAACAGGCGCGCCGTGGCGGGATGTACCGGCGCGGTTTGCGAAGTGGCTGATCGGCGATAAAGGGTGCAACTCCACCAGTGCACGGAATAACTTGCCTGTCCGATGCGTCCGGGTGACATTCTCAGCGTAA
- the metH gene encoding methionine synthase, whose product MRAAGLHSEAQRRILVLDGAWGTMLQRAGLTEGDFRWDGADPLRMYRGNFDLLQLTRPDVIREVHRAYFEAGADIASTNTFNSTVISQADYGTEHLARAMNEAGARLAREVADEFTARDGRPRWVAGSVGPTNRTATLSPDVERPEFRNVTFDDLVAAYVDQVEGLIAGGADLILIETVFDTLNAKAALFACEEAFALAGRTLPIMLSGTITDASGRTLSGQTPEAFVISTEHAQLFSVGLNCALGADLLRPHLRAIAGNSETLVSVHPNAGLPNAFGEYDETPEHTAAVLRSFAEDGLVNIVGGCCGTTPEHIRAIADAVAGLPPRSAPKLPPYLRLSGLEAFTVTPETNFVNVGERTNVTGSPKFSKAILADDYDSGLKIARQQVVNGAQLVDVNFDEGMLDGEAAMVKFLNLLAGEPDISRVPLMLDSSKWEILEAGLKRVQGKAVVNSISLKDGEEKFLERARLLRRYGAAAVVMAFDEQGQADNLERRKEITSRAYRLLTKQAGFAPQDIIFDPNVLTVATGMEEHDRYAIDFIEATHWIKENLPGALVSGGISNVSFSFRGNNHVREAMHAVFLYHAIRAGLDLGIVNAGMLAVYEDIEPELREAVEDVILARRPDATERLISLAESYKGIKREASAQSAWRELPVTERLKHALVSGITDHVTEDAEEAYQLLGSPLAVIEGPLMDGMNVVGDLFGAGKMFLPQVVKSARVMKRAVAHLTPYLEAEQTSQSGKGKVLLATVKGDVHDIGKNIVGVVLACNGYQVTDLGVMVSTEKILDTAKEMGADVIGLSGLITPSLDEMVTVAREMTRRGLKTPLLIGGATTSRAHTAVKIDPAYDGTVVHVMDASRAVGVVNDLLTQPEAVQERTRDEYAGLRERHGERTVRLVPLAAARARAPRLSPAVPPAPLRPGRQLIEQPIAELLEYIDWTPFFIAWEMKGIYPNILTDPLRGPEARQLFEDAQALLQRVIAEGLLTARGVIGLWPAHREGDDIVVAAGSHTDTLDHHTHELAAGRAAVAPATRLHTLRQQRDQTTPNTALADFVALRGDHIGAFAVAIHGAEELARAYEAAHDDYNSILVKAVADRLAEAFAEKLHRDVRIRHWGYAPDESLANEDLIRERYAGIRPAPGYPAQPDHTEKRTLFELLGAEEAGLALTESCAMTPAAAVSGLYFAHPDAQYFAVGRIGRDQVEDYARRKGWTLEEAERWLGPLLAYDPARGSEAVAL is encoded by the coding sequence TTGCGGGCCGCCGGCCTTCACAGCGAAGCCCAGCGCCGGATTCTGGTGCTGGACGGCGCCTGGGGCACCATGCTTCAGCGGGCAGGGCTGACGGAAGGTGACTTCCGCTGGGACGGTGCCGACCCCCTGCGAATGTACCGGGGCAATTTCGACCTGCTGCAGCTGACGCGACCCGACGTGATCCGGGAAGTTCACCGCGCCTACTTCGAGGCCGGTGCTGACATTGCCAGCACCAACACCTTCAACTCCACCGTGATCTCGCAGGCGGACTACGGCACCGAGCATCTGGCCCGCGCCATGAACGAGGCGGGAGCCCGGCTGGCCCGGGAGGTGGCTGACGAGTTCACGGCCCGTGACGGCCGGCCCCGATGGGTGGCCGGGTCGGTGGGCCCCACCAACCGCACGGCGACCCTTTCCCCGGACGTCGAGCGCCCCGAGTTCCGGAACGTCACCTTCGACGATCTGGTAGCGGCATACGTCGACCAGGTGGAGGGTCTGATCGCCGGTGGGGCCGATCTGATCCTGATCGAGACCGTCTTCGATACGCTGAACGCCAAGGCAGCGCTCTTTGCCTGTGAGGAAGCTTTCGCCCTCGCAGGGCGGACGCTGCCCATCATGCTGTCGGGGACGATCACGGACGCCTCGGGGCGGACACTGAGCGGACAGACCCCTGAAGCCTTCGTGATCAGCACGGAACATGCGCAGTTGTTCAGCGTGGGCCTGAACTGCGCCCTGGGGGCGGATCTGCTGCGCCCTCATCTGCGAGCCATTGCGGGCAATTCAGAAACCCTGGTTTCGGTGCATCCTAATGCCGGTCTGCCCAATGCCTTTGGCGAGTACGACGAGACCCCCGAACATACGGCCGCTGTGCTGCGCTCGTTTGCCGAAGACGGGCTGGTGAATATCGTGGGCGGATGCTGCGGCACCACGCCGGAGCACATCCGGGCCATTGCCGACGCGGTAGCGGGACTGCCGCCAAGATCGGCACCGAAGCTGCCCCCCTACCTGCGCCTGAGCGGTCTCGAAGCGTTCACGGTCACCCCGGAAACCAACTTCGTGAACGTGGGCGAACGGACCAACGTCACCGGCAGTCCCAAATTCTCCAAGGCCATCCTGGCCGACGATTATGACTCAGGACTCAAGATCGCGCGCCAGCAGGTCGTGAACGGTGCTCAGCTGGTGGATGTGAACTTCGACGAGGGCATGCTTGACGGCGAGGCCGCCATGGTCAAGTTCCTGAACCTGCTGGCTGGGGAACCGGACATCTCGCGGGTGCCCCTGATGCTGGATTCCAGCAAATGGGAGATTCTCGAAGCTGGCCTCAAGCGGGTGCAGGGCAAGGCGGTGGTCAATTCCATCAGCCTGAAAGACGGCGAGGAGAAGTTCCTGGAGCGCGCGCGGCTGCTGCGCCGCTACGGGGCGGCTGCGGTCGTCATGGCCTTCGACGAGCAGGGGCAGGCCGACAATCTGGAGCGCCGCAAGGAAATTACCTCCCGGGCCTACCGGCTCCTGACCAAGCAGGCGGGCTTCGCACCCCAGGACATCATTTTCGACCCCAATGTCCTGACGGTAGCTACCGGCATGGAGGAGCACGACCGCTACGCCATCGACTTTATCGAGGCCACCCACTGGATCAAGGAGAACCTGCCGGGCGCGCTGGTCTCCGGCGGAATCAGCAACGTGTCGTTCTCGTTCCGCGGCAACAACCATGTCCGCGAGGCGATGCACGCCGTGTTTCTGTATCACGCCATCCGTGCCGGGCTGGACCTGGGCATCGTAAATGCGGGCATGCTCGCAGTGTACGAGGACATCGAACCGGAGTTGCGTGAGGCCGTGGAGGACGTGATCCTGGCACGCCGCCCCGACGCGACCGAGCGGCTGATCTCCCTGGCCGAGAGCTACAAAGGGATCAAGCGTGAGGCCTCTGCCCAGAGCGCCTGGCGCGAGCTGCCGGTCACGGAGCGTCTCAAGCACGCGCTGGTCAGTGGCATCACTGACCACGTAACGGAAGACGCCGAAGAAGCCTATCAGCTGCTGGGCTCCCCGCTGGCCGTGATCGAGGGACCGCTGATGGACGGGATGAATGTCGTTGGTGATCTGTTCGGCGCAGGCAAGATGTTTCTGCCGCAGGTCGTCAAGAGCGCCCGGGTCATGAAACGTGCCGTGGCTCACCTGACGCCCTATCTGGAAGCGGAGCAGACCAGTCAGAGCGGCAAGGGTAAGGTTCTGCTGGCGACCGTCAAGGGCGACGTGCACGACATCGGCAAGAACATTGTCGGGGTGGTGCTGGCCTGCAACGGCTATCAGGTCACCGACCTGGGCGTCATGGTCTCGACCGAGAAGATTCTGGACACTGCCAAAGAAATGGGCGCGGACGTGATCGGCCTGTCTGGCCTGATTACTCCCAGCCTCGACGAAATGGTGACGGTTGCCCGTGAGATGACCCGAAGGGGCCTGAAAACGCCCCTGCTGATCGGCGGCGCGACCACCAGCCGGGCCCACACAGCCGTGAAAATTGACCCGGCGTACGACGGAACGGTAGTGCACGTCATGGACGCCAGCCGCGCGGTCGGCGTCGTCAACGACCTGCTGACCCAGCCGGAAGCTGTTCAGGAGCGGACGCGCGACGAGTACGCCGGCCTGCGTGAACGCCACGGCGAACGGACGGTACGGTTAGTTCCTCTCGCGGCAGCAAGGGCGCGTGCGCCCCGCCTCTCCCCTGCCGTGCCCCCGGCGCCGCTCCGGCCGGGACGCCAGCTGATTGAGCAGCCCATCGCGGAACTGCTGGAATACATTGACTGGACGCCGTTTTTCATTGCCTGGGAAATGAAGGGGATCTACCCGAACATTCTGACCGATCCGCTGCGGGGCCCGGAAGCCCGGCAACTGTTCGAGGACGCTCAAGCACTGCTTCAGCGGGTGATTGCCGAGGGTCTGCTGACGGCCCGGGGGGTCATCGGACTCTGGCCTGCCCACCGCGAGGGAGATGACATCGTGGTGGCTGCCGGGAGTCATACCGACACGCTGGATCATCACACCCATGAACTGGCTGCGGGTCGAGCTGCTGTTGCCCCCGCAACGCGCTTGCACACTCTGCGTCAGCAACGGGATCAGACCACGCCCAACACCGCCCTGGCAGACTTCGTGGCGCTGCGTGGGGACCATATTGGCGCTTTCGCCGTAGCCATCCACGGCGCCGAGGAACTGGCCCGGGCCTACGAGGCAGCCCACGACGACTACAACTCCATTCTGGTCAAGGCCGTGGCCGACCGTCTGGCCGAGGCCTTCGCCGAAAAACTCCACCGTGACGTCCGCATTCGCCACTGGGGGTACGCGCCTGACGAATCCCTGGCCAACGAAGACCTGATCCGCGAGCGCTACGCTGGCATTCGCCCTGCACCGGGATACCCCGCGCAGCCCGACCATACCGAAAAACGCACGCTGTTTGAGCTGCTTGGCGCAGAGGAAGCTGGGCTGGCACTGACCGAATCCTGCGCCATGACGCCGGCGGCTGCAGTGTCGGGGCTGTACTTTGCCCATCCGGACGCCCAGTACTTCGCGGTTGGCCGGATCGGCCGCGACCAGGTCGAAGACTATGCCCGGCGCAAGGGCTGGACCCTGGAGGAAGCCGAGCGCTGGCTGGGCCCGCTGCTGGCCTATGACCCGGCCCGCGGCTCTGAGGCGGTGGCGCTGTGA
- a CDS encoding DUF4383 domain-containing protein: MVRTFARAAGIIYLLVGILGFIPAFLSPPNGPDLAVDAFHGRLLGLFPVNLMHNLVHIAIGLWGLSAARTLGASVGFARGLAILYAVLAVMGLIPGLKTMFGLAPLHGNDVWLHAGTALVAAYFGWGANRNTGVTRT; encoded by the coding sequence ATGGTCAGGACCTTCGCACGCGCTGCAGGTATCATTTATCTACTCGTCGGCATTCTCGGGTTCATTCCGGCCTTCCTGTCTCCACCTAATGGCCCCGACCTGGCTGTCGACGCCTTCCACGGGAGGCTGCTCGGTCTGTTCCCGGTCAATCTGATGCACAATCTGGTGCACATCGCGATTGGCCTGTGGGGACTTTCGGCCGCCCGCACACTAGGTGCCTCGGTGGGCTTTGCCCGTGGTCTGGCCATTCTGTACGCTGTGCTGGCCGTCATGGGTCTGATTCCCGGCCTCAAAACCATGTTCGGTCTGGCCCCCTTGCACGGCAACGATGTCTGGCTGCATGCCGGGACCGCGCTGGTGGCCGCCTATTTCGGGTGGGGTGCCAACCGCAATACGGGCGTCACCAGGACCTGA
- a CDS encoding DUF4139 domain-containing protein yields the protein MRHILSLAIALSFGGAVATDLRIYPSFTEVREPVSTAGTTLTVALPQEAWAGVIPGSLDLEGLAFVSALQNLEPNWLATLEGKTVYVMREGGRTEPVTLIRARDLLVRDSAGRYFTVQFTQLQFDVPPPSNPLSASQTLVFNLPRAGSGILSYLTRSVSWQPRYTLRASDAGAQLSALADIRNSTDLPYEVKNTELYAGDVNVQGGGFPPPAPMMELDSAARATAAPAPKIQNAGDLRGLYKYTLSTTFRLPANSVVTLPFLNPKLTSFDRYVGLNTFFSPATQEGTFSRFYRFKADDRLPGGPITVREEGRIVGQTNIGETRKGGEVEFTLGQDPDVAYTRTVQTVNQARDAKGNVSRTTYKVTYVLESSKTRSVRAEITERVGGRRIVIDSLPPAQNQAIATLKVDIPAGARVTRSFTVVIDNS from the coding sequence ATGCGACATATCCTTTCACTTGCTATCGCCCTGAGCTTTGGAGGTGCTGTGGCTACCGACCTGCGCATTTATCCCAGTTTCACAGAGGTGCGGGAGCCGGTTTCTACGGCCGGTACCACCTTGACTGTTGCCTTGCCGCAGGAAGCCTGGGCTGGCGTCATTCCCGGGAGTCTGGATCTGGAGGGTCTCGCGTTTGTCAGTGCGCTGCAGAACCTGGAGCCCAACTGGCTGGCCACACTGGAAGGCAAGACCGTGTATGTCATGCGCGAGGGAGGCCGCACCGAGCCGGTCACCCTGATTCGGGCCCGGGATCTGCTGGTGCGTGACAGCGCTGGCCGCTACTTCACCGTGCAGTTTACGCAGCTGCAGTTCGATGTTCCGCCACCTAGCAACCCGCTGAGCGCGTCACAGACCCTTGTCTTTAACCTGCCCAGAGCAGGCAGCGGCATCCTGAGCTACCTGACCCGCAGCGTGAGCTGGCAGCCCCGCTATACCCTGAGAGCCAGTGACGCTGGCGCCCAGTTATCGGCCCTGGCGGATATCCGCAACAGCACCGACCTGCCGTACGAGGTAAAGAACACAGAACTGTATGCTGGGGATGTGAATGTGCAGGGGGGAGGTTTTCCCCCACCAGCGCCGATGATGGAACTGGACTCTGCCGCCCGGGCTACAGCCGCCCCCGCCCCCAAGATCCAGAATGCCGGTGACCTCCGGGGGCTCTACAAGTACACCCTCTCCACCACCTTCCGTCTGCCGGCCAACAGTGTGGTCACCCTGCCCTTCCTCAATCCAAAGCTGACCAGTTTTGACCGCTACGTAGGCCTCAATACCTTTTTCAGCCCGGCGACCCAGGAAGGAACCTTCAGCCGCTTCTACCGGTTCAAGGCGGACGACCGGCTGCCAGGTGGACCCATCACGGTCCGGGAAGAAGGCCGCATCGTGGGCCAGACGAACATCGGGGAAACCCGCAAGGGCGGCGAGGTGGAGTTCACGTTGGGTCAGGATCCGGACGTGGCCTACACCCGCACGGTGCAGACCGTGAACCAGGCCCGCGACGCCAAGGGCAACGTCAGCCGCACGACCTACAAGGTGACCTACGTGCTGGAGAGCAGCAAGACACGCTCGGTGCGAGCCGAGATCACGGAACGGGTAGGCGGTCGCCGCATCGTTATCGACAGTCTTCCCCCAGCGCAGAACCAGGCCATTGCGACGCTGAAGGTGGATATTCCAGCGGGCGCCAGGGTCACCCGCAGCTTCACGGTCGTGATCGACAACAGCTGA